The following DNA comes from Corynebacterium lizhenjunii.
AGGCGGTATTTCCGGCGCCCCGGTAGCGCAGCGTTCCCTTGAGGTTCTGCGGCGCCTCTATGCCCGGGTGGGCGACCAACTGGTGCTGGTGGCAGTAGGGGGCATCGGCACGCCACAGCAAGCCTGGGAGCGCATTACCGCGGGCGCGACCTTGCTGCAGGGTTACACTGCGCTGATTTATGGTGGGCCGGAATGGATTCGCGACATCCACCTGGGCCTGGCCCAGCAAGTCCGCGCCCACGGCCTGAAGAACATTTCCCAAGCCGTGGGCTCTGGGCTGGAGTGGAAAGACTAGGTGCCTAGCGAGCTAGGCCACTAGGCACCTAGCCAAAACAGACCTGTGGTTTAAGCCTCTAGCGCATGAGCGAGCGCCGGATAAGCAGCGCGCACAACAACGCGCCACCGGCGTAGAGGAAGAGCCAGTACTGGGCCATGTAACTCAGCGGCTCTAGGGACACAAAGCGGCTGGCGATAATGAGTGCCACTGCCACAGCCAGCCCAACCACCTGGGCTGGCGAGCCCTTCTGGGCGGTGTTGGTGGTAACAAAAGCCCCCACTAGCGCTGCGGCAATCACAATCAGGATAAAGCGCCAGGTTACGGGAAACAGTCCCATCCACCCTTCGCTCAGGATGGACATTAGCCCGAAGAGCACAAAGATGAGCGCGAGGGCAATAAACGCCCCGCCCACCCGCAAGGCCACCGGCACCCCGGTGAGTGGAGCCTGCGAAGAAGAATCCATGCGTTTCTATTTCTCCTCGTACCAGCCCCACAGGACCGCGCGGCCAAGGGCGTGGAAGTGCAGGTTGAAGCCCAGCACGGTCGGGGTGGCATCCGGGTCAATATCCAGCCGCTCCACATCTACCGCATGGACTGTATAGAGGTAGCGGTGCGGCGCGTGGCCAGCCGGTGGCTGCGGGCCGTAGTAGGTACGAGCACCAGAGTCATTGCGCAGGCTCACCACACCTTCGATGCCCAGGTCCTCTGCGGTACCTGCACCTGTGGGCAGCTCCAGCACCGAAGCTGGAATGTTAAAGGCCGCCCAGTGCCAGTATCCTGCACCCGTGGGGGCATCTGGGTCCAAGCAGGTCACCGCCAGGGATTTAGTCCCCTCCGGCAGATTGCCCCACGCCAAGTGCGGGGAGACATTGCTGGGGGCGCGGAACTTCGGTGCGATCTCATCTCCATCAAGCAAATCCGTGGACGACAAGGTAAAGGATGGCAGTTCTCGCAGGGGTGCATAAGGGTCTGGGCCCGGGAAGCGGGAGTCATCAGCGTAAAAAGTCATGTAACCATTCTTACCTTATTGGCCGGTGGTGATGCGACAGATACACCCGCACCAGGTCCCGAAGCATCCATTACCCTCCACTCGCGCCACCCACATCCGACGGCGACATGGGAATTTGGAAAATGACACGCGCCGGGCTACAGTATTCGAGTGCCCAACCGGACGGTGCCATGCACCAGGTTGAAACACCCCAGCCCGGGTGGCGGAATGGCAGACGCGCTAGCTTGAGGTGCTAGTGTCCTATTAACGGACGTGGGGGTTCAAGTCCCCCTCCGGGCACAGACTAAGGCAACCCGACCAAGGTTGCCTTTTCTGCATCCTGGGGCTGCGGCCGCACATTGGGGGCCGCACATTGGGATTAAGTAGAATTGCTCCCCGTGAAACATTCCCCCACCATCTCGCGCTCCCGGACTCCAGCCCGAACCGGCGCCCGGGTACGGCAGATGCTGGACTTTGCCGGGGGTCTCGGCAAGCACACGCTGGCCACCCTACGCACGTGGCCGCGCCGCCGCTGGGCACTGCTGGCAGTGACAGCGCTGGCGGCGGGAACATATCTGTGGCTGGTGGGGCTTCCAGATGTTGCGCGCCTGCGCGCTTGGGCTGGCCACACCGGCGCGTGGTTCCCGGTGGTCTTCTGGCTTTCCTACGTGTTCTTTACGCTCTTTCCGCTGCCGCGCACGCTATGGACGGTGGCTGCGGGGCTCTTCTTCGGCCCCACTGCCGGAATCTTGCTGTCCCTGAGCGCGCTGACGGCCTCTGCGGCGCTAGCCTTTGCCGGGGTGCGCCGCATGTTGGGAGAGTGGATGCGCCCGCACCTGCGCCACCCGGCCGTAGCCCGGCTAAATCTGCGGCTCGAACGCCGGGGATGGCTCAGTATTGGCGGGTTGCGAATGGTTGCCGGAGTGCCTTTTCCGCTGCTCAATTATGCTGCTGCGTTGAGTCCGGTTTCCTTCAGCCATTTCCTGCTGGGCACGGCGGTGGGCTCCATTCCCACCACAGTAATTGGGGTGGTCTTCGGTGATGCCCTGATCCAAGGCAGCTCCCCGGGGCTGTTAGTAGCGATGGTGCTCCTTGCGGCCGTTGGGGTGGCAACGTTGGTGCTGGATGCCCGCACTGCCCGTACCGCCCGCGACGCCCGCTGACACGAGCCCGCGCCTACTGGGGCTTATCAAGCCAATGGCCTAGACTAAGGCGAGTTTAATCCGCCTCCCGCGAAAGGGGTCCGCATTATGCTCGCCGTCCACGCCCGCTACCGGGGCCGGTCTACTCAACGTGCCCAGCTGGTCACGCAGTCCGCGCAGGCGCTCAATCAGTTGCCCGGGGTTGCGGGCTTTGAGTCCGTGGGTGTCGAGGACATTCGTTCCATCGTTGATGGCGCCACTGAGCTGTGCGATGTGGTAATGGCCTTGCTTGCCGATGGCGACTGGGCCATCGGCATTGGCGTGTGTCCCCCATCTTCTGCCGATGCCGCCAGCGAGGCCGACCTAGCCCGTGTGCGCGACTGTGCCACGGCAGCTTTGCGCGCCAGTGCCCGCCCGGCGCAGGTCTATGCCAAAGTTGCCTCCCCAGAGCGTAGGAACGACGCCGCAGACATCGCTGCAGCTTTCGCCCTGCTAGGCTTCGTGCTGCACAAGCGCACGCCGGAAGGCCGGGAGGCTACTGCCCTGGTGCGCTCCGGGCTGAACCAAAACGAAGCTGCCGCCGAGCTCGGAATTTCCAAGCAGGCCATGTCCCAGCGGCTGCAAGCCGCAGGGTGGAACGCGGAGATGGCTGGTTGGCGCCTGGCCATTAGCCTGCTCGAGCGCGCCGCCAACGCGCCCGCTTAGAGTAGGTCCTCCTTACTCAGCTCTGGGGTGGTCACGAAATCCACCAGCCGTTCCACCGCACCAATCAGCGTGGAGTCCAGATCGCGGAACGTGTTTACTGCCCCGTAGACGCGGCGCCACCCTTCCTGGGGATCCGGCCAGCCAACCCGCCGGCAAATACCGTGCTTCCAGTCCTCCCCATAGGGCACGTCTGGCCAGGCACGCAACCCCAGGCGCTCTGGCTTCACCGCTGCCCAAATGTCAACGAAGGGATGCCCGGTGACTAGCACATGCGGGCCCACGGACTGGGTCAGCCGCGATTCCTTGGATCCTTCCACCAAATGGTCCGCCAGTACGCCTACACGCCTGCCGGGCCCGGGTTGAAACTCCCGCAGCTTATCCTCCAGATTGTCCAGGCCCTCCAGGTACTCCACCGCCACGCCTTCAACTCGCAGATCATGGCCCCATACCTTTTCTACAATGGCGGCGTCGTGGACACCTTCGACCCAAATCCGCGACGGCGCGATGACCTTCGCCTGCACATTGTCCACGCGTCGGGACCCAGAATTAGATTTTGCCGGTGCCTGGACGGCAACATAGCGCGTGAGTGTAACGGGTTGGCCTTCGAGAAGAAATCCGCCGGGGATCAGGTTAAACACCCGCTCGGTGCCATGGCGGTCCTCCAGGCGCACAACGGGTCCAAAGACGGTCTTATCAATCCCCATCACGGCGCCCACAAAGTCGTCGCCAACCACTTCAACCACCATGCCGGGCTCGGCAGGGACCTCCGGGTACGTACGCGGCTGCTTGCGGCGGTGTCCGCCCAGGATATCGCCAGAATAGGGATCATCGAAACTCATAGCCAGCAAGTCTATCTACTACACTGCCTAGGTTATGGATATGCGCGCCGAGGTCTATTCTCCACTGCAAAACACCGCCGTGTGGCTGGGGGCTTGGTTGTATGGGTACGTTTCCACCGATGATTTGCTTGATGCCCTCACAGAACTGGGTGGGCGTCCGCAGGGCACCGACGGCGAGTCTTTTAGCACCGTGCTGGCGCGCCTTCGTCAGGTTACCGCTGACGTGCTGGTGGCGACCTCGCCGGAGCCAGTGTTGCGTTTGGTTCTTTCTGGCCCGGGTGAGCCGCCGGTGCTGCCGGCTGGCTCTGTGTCTGCCGATGCCGCCGCAGTCAACCCCGCAGGCGCCCTCATCGTGCGCACGTCCCAGCCAGATCGCAATGTTGTGCTCATCCCCCAGGCCACAGACTCCGGGCAGGTCTGGCAGGTCATCGAGGAAACTCAGCCGCTGCCTGCACCTGCGTGGCTTAGCCCCGGCGATGCCGATGCCGCCCTAGTCCAGGCCACCAACCAGGCCGCAGCGTTAATTGAGTCCCAGGTAGGCCAGGTAGACTCCGCCACCCGTGCCCTGGGAATGCACGGGACGCGCCTGCCCAATCCGCGGCTGACTATTGGAACCCTCAGCGACTTCTACGATGCCCCTGGTTTGCCGCCTGCGACCTCACCGCGCGCGGCCAAACTCTTTGCCCGGGCCGACAGGGTGGCCGCGATCATTGAGACGGTCACCGACCGGCTAGGCGATCACAGCCTGGACCCGCAGTTGCTGGCGCTGTGGCGGCCGTTGCGCCAGACCCGCATGGCTGGTGTAGCGCATGCGCTATCTGAATTCGCCCGCGGGAGGAATTAAGCCGCAGTACTAAGCCGCGTAGTTTTAAGCACCTTGCGCTTTGCGCAGGCTCCAAATATCGCAGCAGCCTTCAGCACACGGCTGGCCGTTGACGGTGCAGCCGGAAACCGTAACCTCACCCAAACCTGCGGGCTCTTGCCCCGCGCGCAGTTCCTGGATGAGGTCTACCAGCATGGAGCTAAACGCCGTCGAAGGCCCCGCGGTGCGCGAGCGCTCAAAGTGCATTCCCATCTGCTCCACCGCGCGCTTGAGTTCTACATCCAGGTCCCAGATGACTTCCATGTGATCAGAGATAAATCCCAGGGGGCACACCACCAAAGCTTGGGTCTGCCCTTGCTCATGGAGAGCCTTGGCGTGGTCCACCACATCGGGTTCTAGCCAGGGGGTGTGGGGGCTTCCCGAGCGGGAGTTCCACACTACGTCGTATTCCAAAACCCCCGCAGCGGATGCCACCAGGCGGGCGGCCTCAGCAATCTGGCGGGAATACAGGTGCTTGTCGCCCTCGGCGCCGCCAACGCCATCGTGGGCGGTGGGGATCGAGTGGGCGGTAAAGACCACCCGAGTGTGCGCACGCAGCTGCTGCGGGACGGCGCTGAGAGACTCGCGTAGCCCGGCTGCCACCTCCGCGATAAATTTCGGGTGGTCGAAGAATTGGCGCAGTTTGGTAAAGGTGATCTCCTCGTAGCCTTGTTCGGCGGCGTAGTCACGCAGGCCCGCGATGTCCTCGTTGTACTGGCGGCACGCGGAGTAGCCTCCCCACGCAGAGGTAGCAAACACAAGCACATGGCGTTTGCCATCGGCAGCTAGCTGGTCCACAGCTTCGGTACCGAAGGGGTGCCAGTTGCGGTTACCGAAGTAGACCGGCAGATCTATCCCCCGGGCTGCTAGTTCTTGCTCCACATTGGCAATTATTTCGCGGTTGAGTCGGTTAAGGGGGCTCACCCCGTCGAAGTGGAAGTAATGCTCGCCCACCACCTTGAGCCGCTCCCGGGGGATGCCGCGTCCGCGGGTGACGTTTTCAAGAAATGGAACGACCTCCTCGTTTCCTTCCGGGCCACCGAAAGAAAGAACGAGGAGGGCGTCAAAGTCACCGGCATGCGTGTGTGCGTTCGTCATAATCGATGACTCTACCAACCAAAGGTTGGAGTCTAGATATCTATACGCACACGGGCTGATTAGATGAGACGTACTGCATAAGGCGCCATGCCACCAGTACGCACCGGGGTGGTCTGCACGGTTCCGCCGGACTGCGGAGCCTCGATCATCATTCCATCGCCCAGGTAGAGGGCCACATGGTTGCCACCGCCAGGGCCATAGAAAATTAGGTCACCGCGCTGCATTTGACTTACCGGCACCTTGGTTCCGTGGTTGTATTGGTAGCCGGAGTTGTGCGGCAGCGAGATACCCGCGGCCGCGAAAGCGTAGAGTATCAGGCCAGAGCAATCGAAGCCGGTCTTGTTGAAGTCGCCGAAGCTATCCGCCACTCCACCATCGCGGATGCCGCGGGTGGGACCATTAGCGTCGCCGCCACCCCAAGCATAGGGGGTGCCAATCTGGGACTGGGCCCGCGCGATCACGGCCTCTATGCGCGCATCAGTGCCCGCAGATTCCACCAACTCCATGGCCTGCTCGGTCACGGTCTCGCTGGATTCTAGAGGCGTAAGGATGCCTTCGAGCCCAGTGGTATCCGCACCTGCCGCCGCCGCTTCTTCGGCGCCTGCGCCCAAGACGTCGGCAGCCACGGTGAGCGCGTTCTGCAGCGCAGCCAGGTGTCCTTCGTCCGCGGAGCTGCCTGCCACCAAAGCGGTGTGCACAGGCTGGCTAGCTGCAATCAGGCCGGCTGCC
Coding sequences within:
- a CDS encoding YbhB/YbcL family Raf kinase inhibitor-like protein — translated: MTFYADDSRFPGPDPYAPLRELPSFTLSSTDLLDGDEIAPKFRAPSNVSPHLAWGNLPEGTKSLAVTCLDPDAPTGAGYWHWAAFNIPASVLELPTGAGTAEDLGIEGVVSLRNDSGARTYYGPQPPAGHAPHRYLYTVHAVDVERLDIDPDATPTVLGFNLHFHALGRAVLWGWYEEK
- a CDS encoding TVP38/TMEM64 family protein; protein product: MKHSPTISRSRTPARTGARVRQMLDFAGGLGKHTLATLRTWPRRRWALLAVTALAAGTYLWLVGLPDVARLRAWAGHTGAWFPVVFWLSYVFFTLFPLPRTLWTVAAGLFFGPTAGILLSLSALTASAALAFAGVRRMLGEWMRPHLRHPAVARLNLRLERRGWLSIGGLRMVAGVPFPLLNYAAALSPVSFSHFLLGTAVGSIPTTVIGVVFGDALIQGSSPGLLVAMVLLAAVGVATLVLDARTARTARDAR
- a CDS encoding MarR family transcriptional regulator; protein product: MLAVHARYRGRSTQRAQLVTQSAQALNQLPGVAGFESVGVEDIRSIVDGATELCDVVMALLADGDWAIGIGVCPPSSADAASEADLARVRDCATAALRASARPAQVYAKVASPERRNDAADIAAAFALLGFVLHKRTPEGREATALVRSGLNQNEAAAELGISKQAMSQRLQAAGWNAEMAGWRLAISLLERAANAPA
- a CDS encoding DUF3097 domain-containing protein, translated to MSFDDPYSGDILGGHRRKQPRTYPEVPAEPGMVVEVVGDDFVGAVMGIDKTVFGPVVRLEDRHGTERVFNLIPGGFLLEGQPVTLTRYVAVQAPAKSNSGSRRVDNVQAKVIAPSRIWVEGVHDAAIVEKVWGHDLRVEGVAVEYLEGLDNLEDKLREFQPGPGRRVGVLADHLVEGSKESRLTQSVGPHVLVTGHPFVDIWAAVKPERLGLRAWPDVPYGEDWKHGICRRVGWPDPQEGWRRVYGAVNTFRDLDSTLIGAVERLVDFVTTPELSKEDLL
- a CDS encoding ferrochelatase; the protein is MTNAHTHAGDFDALLVLSFGGPEGNEEVVPFLENVTRGRGIPRERLKVVGEHYFHFDGVSPLNRLNREIIANVEQELAARGIDLPVYFGNRNWHPFGTEAVDQLAADGKRHVLVFATSAWGGYSACRQYNEDIAGLRDYAAEQGYEEITFTKLRQFFDHPKFIAEVAAGLRESLSAVPQQLRAHTRVVFTAHSIPTAHDGVGGAEGDKHLYSRQIAEAARLVASAAGVLEYDVVWNSRSGSPHTPWLEPDVVDHAKALHEQGQTQALVVCPLGFISDHMEVIWDLDVELKRAVEQMGMHFERSRTAGPSTAFSSMLVDLIQELRAGQEPAGLGEVTVSGCTVNGQPCAEGCCDIWSLRKAQGA